The genome window ATCTTTTAGAAACGGCGGAAATaagttttcggaaaatgaaTTTGTTCAGCATGGAACCGGAACATTAGTCTCTCCATGGCATATTGTAACAGCTGCTCATTTGATCGGAATCAGTGAGGATCCTCTGCCTGACTGTGATACTGGAAATCTCAGAGAAGCGTATTTCGTGAGAGACTATAAGAATTTCGTGGCATTCGTTAATGTGACATGTGCGGTTCCAGAGATGTGTAAGGGATTGCATAGGAAGGATATGTTCAAGCCACTGGCGATAAAGTCGGTGAGTAGATTACCCTTacaattaggcttaggcgtaggctttgGTTTTTTCTTAGGCTAAGGCGTAGGCCTAGTCTTAGACGCAaacctaggcttaggcttaggcttagacgtAGGCTCACTTAGTCTTACTAAACACATATTTTCTTTACAGCTCTACATCCGAAAAGGCTATGTCGGAGATGGTTGCATTGATCGAGAATCATTCAACGACATCGCCGTGTTCGAATTGGAAGAACCCATCGAATTCTCAAAAGACATATTCCCAGCCTGTCTTCCATCTGCTCCAAAGATCCCGAGGATCAGAGAAACCGGATATAAGCTTTTTGGTTATGGAAGAGATCGTAAGTTCCGATTTTTATGtgatcttttgaaatttttaattccagcTTCGGATAGTGTTTTGGAGTCTGGAAAGTTGAAATCGCTATACTCGTTTGTTGCGGAGTGCTCCGACGATTTCCCATATGGCGGGGTGTATTGTACGTCGGCAGTGAATAGAGGATTGTCTTGTgatgtttgtttttaaagtttaaaagtgTTTCTTCAGAAG of Caenorhabditis elegans chromosome II contains these proteins:
- the try-9 gene encoding Peptidase S1 domain-containing protein (Confirmed by transcript evidence) translates to MKKRISDGSGSFRNGGNKFSENEFVQHGTGTLVSPWHIVTAAHLIGISEDPLPDCDTGNLREAYFVRDYKNFVAFVNVTCAVPEMCKGLHRKDMFKPLAIKSLYIRKGYVGDGCIDRESFNDIAVFELEEPIEFSKDIFPACLPSAPKIPRIRETGYKLFGYGRDPSDSVLESGKLKSLYSFVAECSDDFPYGGVYCTSAVNRGLSCDGDSGSGVVRTSDTRNVQVLVGVLSAGMPCPELYDTHNRQRQQRRQLTQETDLLVDVSAHVDFFCTCCGMCS